In one Sandaracinaceae bacterium genomic region, the following are encoded:
- the lepB gene encoding signal peptidase I, whose amino-acid sequence MSDGERGASAFKLVAIVLGGALTLAAAGYSLALGRYAFDGPAMEPTLVHGEGAFVLKRWLAGAPLAGEIWILSSPADGIEVVKRVIATGGQTIEIRSDRLYIDGEPVPTERVDCPETVRNADEAICHRERIGERSWLTLKASYGVPDDLAPTVVPEGCVFVLGDHRDRSNDSRNPHIGPICAENHVGRVFGE is encoded by the coding sequence ATGAGTGACGGGGAGCGTGGAGCGAGCGCGTTCAAGCTCGTCGCGATCGTGCTGGGCGGCGCCCTGACCCTCGCGGCGGCGGGGTACTCGCTCGCGCTCGGGCGCTACGCGTTCGACGGTCCGGCGATGGAGCCGACCCTCGTTCACGGCGAAGGCGCGTTCGTCCTGAAGCGCTGGCTCGCCGGTGCCCCGCTCGCGGGCGAGATCTGGATCCTCTCGTCCCCCGCCGACGGGATCGAGGTGGTCAAGCGCGTGATCGCCACCGGGGGCCAGACGATCGAGATCCGAAGCGACCGCCTCTACATCGACGGCGAGCCGGTGCCCACCGAGCGCGTCGACTGCCCCGAGACGGTCCGAAACGCGGACGAGGCCATCTGCCACCGAGAGCGCATCGGGGAGCGCTCCTGGCTCACTCTCAAGGCGTCGTACGGGGTGCCCGACGACCTCGCTCCGACGGTGGTGCCGGAGGGCTGCGTGTTCGTGCTCGGCGACCACCGGGACCGCAGCAACGACAGCCGGAACCCGCACATCGGCCCCATCTGCGCCGAGAACCACGTCGGGCGGGTCTTCGGGGAGTGA
- a CDS encoding MYG1 family protein: MIRSILTHPGGAHKDDLLAVCVLIAKHGAPVVRREPTAEELDDAEVAIVDIGGSHDPSRSNFDHHHFPREHAPTCALSLVLDDLALYEDAKKFCDWLEPAEWFDSRGPNKTAEWLGVPRRAISQLNSPIDVTLLRRFARKRELAAGDPLYEFMRFVGQDLLDYLKQVRERIDYVSSRVERWSLAHGDDVIECVFLPRSEPPPDEPSAAVAGYIRAEGLEKTIAAIVYPDRRGDGYGIGRYEDHPKLDFSRVEGEPDVHFAHKSGFMCKTSASEPARLKALIERAWIA; the protein is encoded by the coding sequence ATGATTCGCAGCATCCTCACGCACCCCGGCGGTGCGCACAAAGACGACTTGCTCGCGGTGTGCGTGCTGATCGCCAAGCACGGGGCGCCGGTCGTCCGGCGTGAGCCGACGGCGGAGGAGCTGGACGACGCCGAGGTCGCCATCGTCGACATCGGCGGCAGCCACGACCCGAGCCGGTCGAACTTCGATCATCACCACTTCCCGCGCGAGCACGCGCCGACCTGCGCGCTCAGCCTCGTGCTCGACGACCTCGCGCTCTACGAGGACGCCAAGAAGTTCTGTGACTGGCTCGAGCCGGCGGAGTGGTTCGACTCGCGCGGCCCCAACAAGACCGCCGAGTGGCTCGGGGTCCCGCGCCGCGCCATCTCGCAGCTCAACTCGCCGATCGACGTGACCCTGCTGCGCCGCTTCGCCAGGAAGCGCGAGCTCGCGGCGGGCGACCCGCTCTACGAGTTCATGCGCTTCGTCGGGCAGGACCTCCTCGACTATCTGAAGCAGGTCCGCGAGCGCATCGACTACGTGTCGTCGCGGGTGGAGCGCTGGTCGCTCGCGCACGGCGACGACGTCATCGAGTGCGTGTTCCTGCCCCGCAGCGAGCCGCCGCCCGACGAGCCGAGCGCCGCGGTGGCAGGCTACATCCGCGCCGAGGGGCTCGAGAAGACCATCGCCGCCATCGTCTATCCGGACCGCCGCGGCGACGGCTACGGCATCGGCCGCTACGAGGACCACCCGAAGCTCGACTTCTCCCGCGTGGAGGGAGAGCCGGACGTGCACTTCGCCCACAAGAGCGGCTTCATGTGCAAGACGAGCGCGAGCGAGCCGGCCCGCCTGAAGGCGCTCATCGAGCGCGCCTGGATCGCCTGA
- a CDS encoding DUF839 domain-containing protein, whose product MSSKKRAIEIPIPRRRVLRGSLAGLATVFLSPALKGCDDGMAPLDGSVDGGTADTGVIGDPDSGTGSPFPPREMPTPPALRSLIADIGPLGDPDANDIRLPEGFSSRVVARSGELVEGTDYEWHTAPDGGATFATMDGGWIYVSNSEIPLAGGVGAIRFDASGTITAAYRILDRTDINCAGGPTPWGTWLSCEELEAGQVYETDPWGERDPVLRPALGTFKHEAVTVDPVNGQLYLSEDASGGGFYRFTPAGMNEYDYPDLSEGLLEIAEVAPGGAVTWHEVPDPLREGSVSTRNQVAESTGFDGGEGIWHHDGVVYMSTKGDDRVWAYDVAGESMSVLYDDDDFTPVPLSGVDNITVSCCGDVLVAEDGGSMQVVAILPSGEPKPLLQIVGQDSSEITGPAFDPSGTRLYFSSQRGGSGGITYEVTGPFHEEV is encoded by the coding sequence ATGAGCAGCAAGAAGCGCGCAATCGAGATCCCGATCCCTCGCCGCCGCGTCCTGCGCGGCAGCCTCGCGGGCCTGGCCACCGTGTTCCTCTCGCCCGCCCTGAAGGGCTGCGACGACGGCATGGCGCCGCTCGACGGGAGCGTCGACGGCGGCACGGCGGACACGGGGGTCATCGGCGATCCGGACTCCGGGACCGGCAGCCCCTTCCCGCCGCGCGAGATGCCGACGCCTCCCGCGCTCCGATCGCTCATCGCGGACATCGGCCCCCTCGGCGATCCCGACGCCAACGACATCCGGCTCCCGGAGGGCTTCAGCTCGCGCGTGGTCGCGCGCTCGGGCGAGCTCGTCGAGGGGACGGACTACGAGTGGCACACGGCCCCCGACGGAGGCGCGACCTTCGCGACGATGGACGGCGGCTGGATCTACGTCTCCAACAGCGAGATCCCCCTGGCCGGCGGGGTGGGCGCCATCCGCTTCGACGCCTCGGGGACCATCACGGCGGCCTATCGCATCCTCGACCGGACCGACATCAACTGCGCGGGCGGTCCGACGCCGTGGGGGACCTGGCTCTCGTGCGAGGAGCTCGAGGCGGGGCAGGTCTACGAGACCGATCCGTGGGGGGAGCGCGACCCGGTCCTGCGCCCCGCGCTCGGCACGTTCAAGCACGAGGCGGTGACGGTCGATCCCGTCAACGGTCAGCTCTACCTCTCCGAGGACGCGTCGGGCGGCGGCTTTTACCGCTTCACGCCGGCCGGCATGAACGAGTACGACTACCCCGATCTGTCGGAGGGCCTGCTCGAGATCGCCGAGGTCGCGCCCGGCGGCGCGGTCACCTGGCACGAGGTCCCCGACCCGCTGCGCGAGGGCTCCGTCTCGACGCGCAACCAGGTCGCCGAGAGCACCGGCTTCGACGGCGGCGAGGGCATCTGGCACCACGACGGCGTCGTCTACATGAGCACCAAGGGCGACGACCGCGTCTGGGCCTACGACGTCGCGGGCGAGTCGATGAGCGTGCTCTACGACGACGACGACTTCACGCCCGTGCCCCTGAGCGGCGTCGACAACATCACCGTGTCTTGCTGCGGCGACGTGCTGGTGGCGGAGGACGGCGGCTCGATGCAGGTCGTCGCCATCCTCCCGAGCGGCGAGCCGAAGCCGCTCCTGCAGATCGTCGGGCAAGACTCGTCCGAGATCACCGGGCCCGCCTTCGATCCGAGCGGGACGCGCCTCTACTTCAGCTCGCAGCGCGGCGGCAGCGGCGGCATCACCTACGAGGTCACCGGACCTTTCCACGAAGAGGTCTGA
- a CDS encoding acyl-CoA desaturase: MAAPSRRRILGSRAGTPPAATMSHESPLPCPEPLVLIIAIFFVTHWVLAAFVQVFFLHRYAAHRQFTMSKGWERFFYLLTYVVLGSSYLPPYAYAVLHRMHHAYSDSEKDPHSPENYRTPIGMILATRRSFDDLAHRRTEIEPRFAGGYPEWPALDRLGWWAPGQIAWGVAYALVYIVYAPTVWLWLLIPVHVLMALVHGMLVNWCGHRYGYRNHDTRDVSTNVFPVDLLVLGDMMQNNHHKHPMHTSTASRWFEIDVVGLVIRGLARLGVVHPRVPIDASRVSAAGR; encoded by the coding sequence GTGGCGGCCCCGTCGCGGCGCCGCATCCTGGGATCGCGCGCTGGCACGCCGCCGGCCGCCACCATGTCGCACGAGAGCCCGCTCCCGTGTCCGGAGCCGCTCGTGCTGATCATCGCCATCTTCTTCGTGACCCACTGGGTCCTCGCCGCGTTCGTACAGGTGTTCTTCCTGCATCGCTACGCGGCGCACCGGCAGTTCACCATGTCGAAGGGCTGGGAGCGCTTCTTCTACCTGCTGACCTACGTGGTGCTCGGCTCGAGCTACCTGCCGCCGTACGCGTACGCGGTGCTGCACCGCATGCACCACGCCTACTCCGACTCGGAGAAGGACCCGCACTCCCCGGAGAACTATCGCACCCCGATCGGAATGATCCTCGCCACCCGGCGGAGCTTCGACGACCTCGCGCATCGCCGCACCGAGATCGAGCCGCGCTTCGCGGGCGGCTACCCCGAGTGGCCCGCGCTCGACCGCCTCGGCTGGTGGGCCCCCGGGCAGATCGCGTGGGGCGTCGCGTACGCCCTCGTCTACATCGTCTACGCGCCGACGGTGTGGCTCTGGCTGCTCATCCCGGTGCACGTCCTCATGGCGCTCGTGCACGGCATGCTCGTCAACTGGTGTGGTCATCGATACGGGTACCGCAATCACGACACGCGCGACGTCTCCACCAACGTCTTCCCCGTCGACCTGCTCGTGCTCGGGGACATGATGCAGAACAACCACCACAAGCACCCGATGCACACGAGCACCGCGTCGCGCTGGTTCGAGATCGACGTGGTGGGGTTGGTGATCCGAGGGCTCGCGCGCCTCGGCGTCGTGCACCCCCGCGTCCCGATCGACGCGTCGCGCGTCAGCGCGGCCGGACGGTGA
- a CDS encoding RNA polymerase sigma factor: MIRLPVRGDASADLVALREGDPAAIARCYRAHHGAVEAFARRMLGDPEAARDVVHDVFVSLPDAARRFREGASLRTFLIGIALNLCRRRIRTAVRKRRALTRIEEGATHESPSTPEAETSRLRLADALRRGLETLPLAQREAFVLCAVEERPSPEVAEILGVPEGTVRTRLFHARKKLRAFLEAEGVS; encoded by the coding sequence GTGATCAGGCTCCCCGTCCGTGGCGACGCGTCCGCCGATCTCGTGGCCCTCCGCGAGGGTGACCCCGCGGCGATCGCGCGATGTTACCGGGCTCACCACGGCGCGGTGGAGGCCTTCGCGCGCCGGATGCTCGGTGACCCCGAGGCCGCGCGGGACGTGGTCCACGACGTCTTCGTCTCGCTCCCCGACGCGGCGCGGCGCTTCCGTGAGGGCGCCTCGCTGCGGACCTTCCTCATCGGCATCGCCCTGAACCTCTGCCGCCGCCGCATCCGCACCGCCGTGCGCAAGCGGCGCGCGCTCACCCGCATCGAGGAGGGTGCCACCCACGAGTCGCCCTCCACGCCCGAGGCGGAGACCTCCCGCCTGCGCCTCGCCGACGCGCTGCGTCGGGGGCTCGAGACCCTGCCGCTCGCGCAGCGGGAGGCCTTCGTCCTCTGCGCCGTCGAGGAGCGCCCGAGCCCCGAGGTCGCGGAGATCCTCGGCGTGCCCGAAGGCACGGTGCGCACGCGGCTCTTTCACGCCCGCAAGAAGCTGCGCGCGTTCCTGGAAGCGGAGGGCGTGTCGTGA
- a CDS encoding alpha/beta fold hydrolase, with protein MRAIVLPGLDGGSAMSSELCAHLLADFEVEALDYPTDQALDYGRLEARVRAALHGDPRLAVLVAQSFSGPVAIRLAADPPPSLRAVVLVATFAEAPAPRPLGWLARPGLLARPLPAFAVRRFLAGDDASDELVEAVRDAVRAVRPDVLARRVQAMLAVDVREELRRARIPVLVMEGTDDRLIGPRRSVGWERPDLPRRRLDAPHLVLQRAAEEAADEIRRFALAL; from the coding sequence ATGCGCGCAATCGTCCTTCCGGGGTTGGACGGCGGCTCGGCGATGTCGAGCGAGCTCTGCGCGCACCTCCTCGCCGACTTCGAGGTCGAGGCGCTCGACTATCCGACCGACCAGGCCCTCGACTACGGACGGCTCGAGGCGCGGGTGCGGGCGGCGCTCCACGGCGACCCGAGGCTCGCGGTGCTCGTCGCCCAGTCCTTCTCCGGTCCGGTCGCCATCCGGCTCGCGGCCGATCCTCCGCCCTCGCTCCGCGCGGTCGTGCTCGTGGCCACCTTCGCCGAGGCGCCCGCCCCGCGCCCGCTCGGCTGGCTCGCCCGGCCGGGGCTGCTCGCGCGTCCCTTGCCGGCGTTCGCCGTTCGGCGCTTCCTCGCCGGGGACGACGCGAGCGACGAGCTGGTCGAGGCGGTGCGCGACGCGGTGCGGGCCGTCCGGCCCGACGTGCTCGCGCGGCGCGTGCAGGCGATGCTCGCGGTCGACGTGCGCGAGGAGCTGCGGCGCGCGCGCATACCCGTGCTGGTGATGGAGGGCACGGACGATCGACTGATCGGGCCGCGCCGGAGCGTGGGCTGGGAGCGCCCGGACCTGCCCCGTCGGCGCCTCGACGCGCCGCATCTGGTCCTGCAGCGCGCGGCCGAGGAGGCGGCGGACGAGATCCGTCGCTTCGCGCTCGCGCTCTGA
- a CDS encoding GrpB family protein produces MSTSDRFVLRDIPRARLDRECRRVLARLQDALPEGAEALEVGSTAVEGVIGKGDIDVLVRVPALAFDETRARIDALFPRNPEQLSNEIYQGYLVPSELDVAIQLTVKGGAYDDFVPFLELLRASPELLGRYNALKRAHDGGPMDRYREEKAAFIRAALDS; encoded by the coding sequence ATGAGCACGAGTGACCGCTTCGTCCTCCGCGACATCCCCCGCGCCCGGCTCGACCGGGAGTGTCGGCGCGTGCTCGCCCGACTGCAGGACGCCTTGCCGGAGGGGGCGGAGGCCCTCGAGGTCGGGAGCACCGCGGTCGAGGGCGTGATCGGCAAGGGCGACATCGACGTGCTGGTCCGGGTCCCCGCCCTCGCCTTCGACGAGACGCGCGCGCGGATCGACGCGCTCTTTCCTCGGAACCCGGAGCAGCTCTCGAACGAGATCTACCAGGGCTACCTCGTCCCCTCGGAGCTCGACGTGGCCATCCAGCTCACCGTGAAGGGCGGCGCGTACGACGACTTCGTGCCCTTCCTCGAGCTGCTGCGCGCCTCGCCCGAGCTCCTCGGGCGCTACAACGCGCTCAAGCGCGCCCACGACGGCGGCCCCATGGATCGCTACCGCGAAGAGAAGGCGGCCTTCATCCGAGCCGCGCTCGACTCCTGA
- a CDS encoding DUF2007 domain-containing protein, protein MAEDDFVTIRHVPDFVEAEMLLDLLKQEGIPAMAPGTNHNALYGGVMRGALNVPLKVPASQVERARAILDALEEHEVDPEDAPPRAVAMSDVDGPYRGGMEQAGPAPRKKGVAIAAAIILPMVLALFGSGHFYARSFLRGFALLAGAWTLIVLGLGGRPSLLLGLPLIVLADALGACAVIGARPPRTSAARRTT, encoded by the coding sequence ATGGCCGAGGACGACTTCGTCACGATCCGCCACGTGCCCGACTTCGTCGAGGCGGAGATGCTGCTCGACCTGCTGAAGCAGGAGGGCATCCCCGCGATGGCGCCCGGCACGAACCACAACGCGCTCTACGGCGGCGTGATGCGGGGAGCGCTGAACGTGCCTCTGAAGGTGCCGGCCTCTCAGGTGGAGCGGGCGCGGGCCATCCTCGACGCGCTCGAGGAGCACGAGGTCGACCCGGAGGACGCGCCGCCCCGCGCGGTGGCGATGAGCGACGTGGACGGGCCCTATCGCGGTGGGATGGAGCAGGCGGGGCCCGCGCCGCGCAAGAAGGGCGTGGCCATCGCGGCGGCCATCATCCTGCCCATGGTGCTCGCGCTCTTCGGCTCGGGGCACTTCTACGCGCGCTCGTTCCTCCGCGGCTTCGCGCTCCTCGCCGGGGCGTGGACCCTCATCGTCCTGGGGCTCGGAGGGCGGCCGTCGCTCCTGCTCGGCCTGCCGCTCATCGTGCTCGCGGACGCGCTCGGAGCGTGCGCGGTCATCGGGGCGCGGCCGCCCCGAACGAGCGCGGCCAGGAGAACTACCTGA
- a CDS encoding alpha/beta fold hydrolase encodes MPGSLDADVPPLSFAEVRGRRIGYRELGDPRSRALPVVAVHGLGSSSLCWARNFAALGRRGRAIVVDLPGYGASQKDPGVTSLREKGEIVGRLLDQLGVKRAIWVGHSMGGQIAIWRALSAPEQVAALTLVAPAGLERFSIYAKSMLQNAVTRDWVLSTQSEPAVRRNLAMAFHEMPAEAELLVRARLAFTGDELEGYAAAVVNGVRAMLDEPVELSDVRVPTSIAFGLRDRLIPNPLLHPHLSPRKLAESATRKIPGARLVLAPDAGHLLQFEAPDVFAEALDACFASVSEAA; translated from the coding sequence ATGCCTGGTTCGCTCGACGCAGATGTGCCGCCCCTCTCGTTCGCCGAGGTGCGAGGGCGGCGCATCGGGTATCGCGAGCTCGGGGACCCTCGGAGCCGCGCGCTGCCGGTGGTGGCGGTTCACGGGCTCGGGAGCTCGAGCCTGTGCTGGGCGCGGAACTTCGCGGCCCTCGGCCGGCGCGGCCGGGCCATCGTGGTGGATCTCCCCGGGTACGGCGCGAGCCAGAAGGACCCCGGGGTGACGTCCCTGCGCGAGAAGGGCGAGATCGTCGGTCGGCTGCTCGACCAGCTCGGCGTGAAGCGCGCGATCTGGGTGGGCCACTCCATGGGCGGGCAGATCGCGATCTGGCGCGCCCTCTCCGCCCCCGAGCAGGTCGCGGCGCTCACCCTCGTCGCGCCCGCGGGCCTCGAGCGCTTCAGCATCTACGCCAAGAGCATGCTGCAGAACGCGGTGACGCGGGACTGGGTGCTCAGCACGCAGAGCGAGCCGGCCGTGCGCCGCAACCTCGCGATGGCCTTTCACGAGATGCCGGCCGAGGCGGAGCTGCTCGTCCGAGCGCGGCTCGCGTTCACGGGGGACGAGCTCGAGGGCTACGCGGCCGCGGTGGTCAACGGCGTGCGCGCCATGCTCGACGAGCCCGTGGAGCTGTCGGACGTGCGCGTGCCGACGTCGATCGCGTTCGGGCTGCGCGACCGGCTGATCCCGAACCCGCTCCTCCACCCGCACCTGAGCCCGCGCAAGCTCGCCGAGAGCGCCACGCGCAAGATCCCCGGCGCGCGCCTCGTGCTCGCGCCGGACGCCGGGCACCTGCTGCAGTTCGAGGCGCCCGACGTGTTCGCGGAGGCGCTCGACGCCTGCTTCGCGAGCGTGTCCGAGGCGGCCTGA
- a CDS encoding dihydrofolate reductase family protein: MRAYIACSLDGFIAGPGDDLSWLPQPSGESDTSAFDAFLEQIGALLMGRRTHDVVASFDVAWPYGERAVLVATHRPLEPAHGTVRAVEGSIEALVEEAKRVAEDQDVYVDGGALIRQALDADLLDEMIVTVVPYVLGEGHPLFAGAQRRPLELIAHEHIGEGMMQMTYRPAGE; the protein is encoded by the coding sequence GTGCGCGCGTACATCGCCTGCTCTCTCGACGGCTTCATCGCGGGCCCCGGCGACGACCTGTCGTGGCTGCCCCAGCCCTCCGGCGAGAGCGACACCTCGGCCTTCGACGCCTTCCTCGAGCAGATCGGAGCGCTCCTCATGGGGCGACGCACCCACGACGTGGTGGCGAGCTTCGACGTGGCCTGGCCCTACGGCGAGCGGGCCGTGCTGGTGGCGACCCACCGCCCGCTCGAGCCCGCGCACGGGACGGTGCGCGCGGTCGAGGGATCGATCGAGGCGCTGGTCGAGGAGGCGAAGCGCGTGGCGGAGGATCAGGACGTGTACGTCGACGGCGGCGCCCTCATCCGGCAGGCGCTCGACGCCGACCTGCTCGACGAGATGATCGTGACGGTGGTGCCGTACGTGCTCGGCGAAGGCCACCCGCTCTTCGCGGGCGCGCAGCGGCGACCGCTCGAGCTGATCGCCCACGAGCACATCGGCGAGGGCATGATGCAGATGACCTACCGCCCGGCCGGAGAATAG
- a CDS encoding thiamine pyrophosphate-binding protein, translating to MSDATKRWLKVLDPDELPEGRVKAVTSGAQTLCMTHFEGRYGALDNRCPHQGGPLGEGSIEDGWLRCPWHGWDYHPLTGASPGGFDETLTTFAVEVRDDGVYVALDTPLDGALSHVRTATDVMAETMVAWGVKWVFGMVGHSNLGLADAIRRRANAGELHYVGIRHEGAASFAASAYGKLTGRPAACLSIAGPGATNLLTGLWDAHVDRAPVLALTGQVPTALVGRGAFQEVDLSAAFGGVAVHTATTYPHSDFAELMTLACKNAILKRGVSHLVFPDDVQTLERPDAPASRPEGRVTPLDITPPESALTEALARLQEAKRPVIIVGHGAAFAMDDVVALAEALDCPVITTFKAKGLIGDDHPLGCGVLGRSGTPIASWFMNEADLLVVFGASFSNHTGITSKLPTIQVDYEAMALGRFHAVDVPVWGEVGVTARLLRERLGGELAAGSQRDEIASRWALWRDEKRRRARETGEGGVHCVSVFDAMTRLVPDDAILAVDVGNNTYSFGRYFECKAQRVLMSGYLGSIGFGYPAAMGAWAATQEAGSPFHGRKVVAITGDGGFGQYMGELNTAVKYGMNITHVLLNNAELGKISKEQRAGQWDVWETSLHNPDFARYAELCGALGVRVTKAEALDAALEAALAHPGPSLVEVVTDPMLI from the coding sequence ATGAGCGACGCGACGAAGCGCTGGCTGAAGGTCCTCGACCCCGACGAGCTGCCCGAGGGGCGGGTGAAGGCGGTGACCTCGGGCGCGCAGACCCTCTGCATGACGCACTTCGAGGGGCGCTACGGCGCGCTCGACAACCGCTGCCCGCACCAGGGCGGGCCGCTCGGCGAGGGCTCCATCGAAGACGGCTGGCTCCGCTGCCCCTGGCACGGCTGGGACTACCACCCGCTGACCGGCGCCTCGCCCGGCGGCTTCGACGAGACGCTCACGACCTTCGCCGTCGAGGTGCGCGACGACGGCGTCTACGTCGCCCTCGACACGCCCCTCGACGGCGCGCTCTCGCACGTCCGCACCGCCACCGACGTCATGGCCGAGACCATGGTCGCGTGGGGCGTCAAGTGGGTCTTCGGCATGGTCGGCCACAGCAACCTCGGGCTCGCGGACGCCATCCGACGCCGCGCGAACGCGGGAGAGCTCCACTACGTCGGCATCCGGCACGAGGGCGCCGCGTCCTTCGCCGCCTCCGCGTACGGCAAGCTGACTGGACGCCCCGCCGCGTGCCTCTCCATCGCGGGCCCGGGCGCCACCAACCTCCTGACCGGCCTGTGGGACGCGCACGTGGATCGCGCGCCCGTGCTCGCGCTCACGGGGCAGGTCCCGACCGCGCTCGTCGGCCGCGGCGCGTTCCAGGAGGTGGATCTCTCGGCCGCGTTCGGCGGCGTCGCGGTGCACACCGCCACCACCTACCCGCACAGCGACTTCGCGGAGCTGATGACGCTCGCGTGCAAGAACGCGATCCTGAAGCGCGGCGTCTCGCACCTGGTCTTCCCCGACGACGTGCAGACGCTCGAGCGCCCCGACGCGCCCGCGAGCCGGCCCGAGGGCCGCGTCACCCCGCTCGACATCACCCCGCCCGAGAGCGCGCTGACCGAGGCGCTGGCGCGACTCCAGGAGGCGAAGCGGCCGGTGATCATCGTCGGCCACGGCGCCGCGTTCGCGATGGACGACGTGGTGGCGCTCGCCGAGGCGCTCGACTGCCCGGTCATCACCACCTTCAAGGCGAAGGGCCTCATCGGCGACGACCACCCGCTCGGCTGCGGCGTGCTCGGGCGCAGCGGCACGCCCATCGCCAGCTGGTTCATGAACGAGGCCGACCTGCTCGTGGTCTTCGGCGCGTCGTTCTCCAACCACACCGGCATCACCAGCAAGCTCCCCACCATCCAGGTCGACTACGAGGCGATGGCGCTCGGCCGCTTCCACGCCGTCGACGTGCCGGTGTGGGGCGAGGTCGGGGTCACGGCGCGGCTCCTGCGCGAGCGCCTCGGCGGCGAGCTCGCGGCCGGGAGTCAGCGCGACGAGATCGCTTCACGCTGGGCGCTCTGGCGGGACGAGAAGCGGCGGCGCGCCAGAGAGACGGGGGAAGGCGGCGTGCACTGCGTCTCGGTCTTCGACGCGATGACGCGCCTCGTGCCGGACGACGCCATCCTCGCGGTGGACGTCGGCAACAACACCTACTCGTTCGGCCGCTACTTCGAGTGCAAGGCGCAGCGCGTGCTCATGAGCGGCTACCTCGGCTCGATCGGCTTCGGCTACCCCGCCGCCATGGGCGCGTGGGCGGCCACCCAGGAGGCGGGCTCGCCCTTCCACGGCCGCAAGGTCGTCGCGATCACGGGCGACGGCGGCTTCGGGCAGTACATGGGCGAGCTCAACACGGCCGTGAAGTACGGCATGAACATCACGCACGTGCTCCTGAACAACGCGGAGCTGGGCAAGATCAGCAAGGAGCAGCGCGCGGGCCAGTGGGACGTGTGGGAGACCTCGCTCCACAACCCCGACTTCGCCCGCTACGCGGAGCTCTGCGGCGCGCTCGGCGTTCGCGTCACCAAGGCCGAGGCGCTCGACGCGGCCCTCGAGGCCGCCCTCGCCCACCCCGGCCCGTCCCTCGTCGAGGTGGTCACCGACCCCATGCTCATCTGA
- a CDS encoding DEAD/DEAH box helicase, whose amino-acid sequence MTHLNSAESFSSLGLTEPLVRATRERGFEAPTRVQSAVIPSVLEGRDVWACAPTGSGKTAAFVLPMLDALGAREPRQDGRGRRAVSALVLCPTRELAAQTAAEIASLGKHLASPPDTHVVFGGVSINPQMLALRGGADLIVATPGRLLDLVSKNALSLARVSTLVLDEADRLLEQGFQEELDRVLAALPEERQTLLFSATFPPAVEALAEAVLDAPERVEITAEDDDAPDITERVIEVDAPRRTQLLRHLLEESDADRVLVFVATTYATKHVARKLTDLGIAATALHGKLSQGARTGALEDLREGKVRVLVATDVAARGLDIDGLAMVVNYDLPRSPNDYRHRIGRTGRASASGLAVSFVTADMHGHIRLIERRERRYFPREHVPGFEPEEEEISITRTDGTGGVKGKRKSKKDKLREAAARGEKKP is encoded by the coding sequence ATGACCCACCTCAACTCCGCCGAATCCTTCTCCTCCCTCGGGCTCACCGAGCCGCTGGTGCGCGCCACGCGAGAGCGCGGCTTCGAGGCGCCGACCCGCGTGCAGAGCGCGGTGATCCCGAGCGTGCTCGAGGGGCGCGACGTCTGGGCGTGTGCGCCGACCGGCTCGGGCAAGACGGCCGCGTTCGTGCTGCCGATGCTGGACGCGCTCGGCGCGCGCGAGCCGCGACAGGACGGGCGCGGTCGGCGCGCCGTGTCGGCGCTCGTGCTCTGCCCCACCCGCGAGCTCGCGGCGCAGACCGCGGCCGAGATCGCATCGCTCGGCAAGCACCTCGCGTCACCGCCCGACACGCACGTGGTCTTCGGCGGCGTCTCCATCAACCCGCAGATGCTGGCCCTGCGCGGCGGGGCGGACCTGATCGTCGCCACCCCGGGCCGGCTGCTCGACCTCGTGTCGAAGAACGCGCTCTCGCTCGCGCGCGTCAGCACGCTGGTGCTCGACGAGGCCGACCGCCTGCTCGAGCAGGGCTTCCAGGAGGAGCTCGACCGCGTGCTCGCGGCGCTCCCCGAGGAGCGGCAGACGTTGCTCTTCTCCGCCACCTTCCCCCCCGCGGTCGAGGCCCTCGCGGAGGCCGTGCTCGACGCGCCGGAGCGGGTCGAGATCACGGCCGAGGACGACGACGCGCCCGACATCACCGAGCGCGTGATCGAGGTCGACGCGCCCAGGCGCACGCAGCTGCTCCGCCACCTCCTCGAGGAGAGCGACGCCGACCGCGTGCTGGTGTTCGTCGCGACCACCTACGCCACCAAGCACGTGGCCCGGAAGCTCACCGACCTCGGCATCGCGGCGACGGCGCTGCACGGCAAGCTGAGCCAGGGCGCGCGCACGGGGGCGCTCGAGGATCTGCGCGAGGGCAAGGTGCGTGTCCTCGTCGCCACCGACGTCGCCGCGCGCGGCCTCGACATCGACGGGCTCGCCATGGTCGTCAACTACGACCTGCCTCGCTCCCCCAACGACTATCGCCACCGCATCGGCCGCACGGGTCGCGCGTCCGCGTCGGGTCTGGCCGTCAGCTTCGTCACCGCCGACATGCACGGTCACATCCGCCTCATCGAGCGGCGCGAGCGGCGCTACTTCCCCCGCGAGCACGTGCCCGGCTTCGAGCCCGAGGAGGAGGAGATCTCCATCACGCGCACCGACGGCACGGGCGGCGTGAAGGGGAAGCGCAAGAGCAAGAAGGACAAGCTGCGCGAGGCGGCCGCGCGCGGCGAGAAGAAGCCCTGA